The following are from one region of the Stigmatella ashevillena genome:
- a CDS encoding non-ribosomal peptide synthetase gives MSVTELLSGLAQQGIYISLGEGDQLSVNAPKGALTTEIRQRLTEHKPQLLALLRARKAQPVEPEVPPLVADPANRYEPFPLTDIQQAYWLGRGGAVEMGEVSIHVYWEHDFRPLDVPRMERAWQKVIARHDMLRAVILPDGRQQILREVPPLRIGVLDLSQASPAEVEVGLAQVRDELSHQVLPLDRAPQVEVRATLLPGGATRLHQSVDLVQLDGGSLALLAYDVARAYQDPDAELSALDISYRDYVLAERKLHDSQTAQQSLAYWRSRVRELPPAPELPLARAPSSLKTSRFKRRVARLDATRWAQLQARAKARGLTLSSVLISVYAEVLAAWSKSPRFTLNIPLFSRMPMHPQVNELLGDFTSMILLGLDLSVPESFESRVQRTQAQLWQDIEHTQHISGVQALRELARVQKTSNASLPIVFASLLSLRSEGYADWASAWKQISEPVFTLTQTPQLWIDNQVQQEDGGLAASWDSVEELFPSGMLDQMFESYRLLLEQLAMDETAWTEVRPRRVALSAETVRLLAELNATDAPVSTETLYSLFQKQVQARPHAEAVISPRRTLTYGELHGRANALSHRLGALGCTKGSLVGVVLEKGWEQLVAVLAIHGCGAAYLPVDPELPPERLKLLLEQGQVRAVLTQQEVDARVFWPPGLERVLVEDAEPQGPETLRPAAPPASEDLAYVIYTSGSTGVPKGAMLSHRNAVNRMLDVNARFGVGTGDRNIALTALNHDLSVYDVFGMLAAGGCVVMPDAASVKDPLHWVELLTRERVTFWNSVPAFMEMLVETLERDPSQPRPTSLRKVVLSGDWVPVTLPNRIRALAPGAQVISAGGPTETCVWDICYPVGTVDPSWPSIPYGRPMTNARYYVLDEQLEPRPVWVPGQLYIAGVGVGLGYWGDSEKTRQKFITHPRTGERLYRSGDLGRLLPDGNIEFLGREDLQVKIQGHRIELGEIEAALAQHPAVRVAAVTVAAPAGGKKRLVAFVSIKQEASEETLLEFLRERLPSHMLPTLVLGDSLPLSANGKVDRQALAGLALAQAQPKAAFVAPGNELELQISRLVQEELKLTELSVDGQFFDLGADSTAIVRITAALRETLKLDVRATDPFRFPTVRSLAAFLAQKGSGPAAAVQAGADRAAARREARGRRKGAEG, from the coding sequence ATGAGCGTCACCGAACTTCTCTCCGGACTCGCGCAGCAGGGGATTTATATCTCGCTCGGCGAGGGCGACCAGCTGTCCGTGAACGCTCCGAAGGGGGCGCTCACCACGGAGATCCGCCAGCGGCTCACCGAGCACAAGCCGCAGCTCCTCGCGTTGCTCCGGGCGCGCAAGGCGCAGCCGGTCGAGCCCGAAGTCCCTCCGCTCGTTGCCGACCCCGCGAACCGCTACGAGCCGTTCCCGCTCACCGACATCCAGCAGGCGTACTGGCTGGGGCGGGGCGGCGCCGTGGAGATGGGCGAGGTGTCCATCCACGTGTACTGGGAGCACGACTTCCGCCCCCTGGACGTGCCCCGGATGGAGCGCGCTTGGCAGAAGGTCATCGCCCGGCACGACATGCTCCGGGCGGTCATCCTCCCGGACGGGCGTCAGCAGATTCTTCGCGAAGTCCCGCCGCTGCGCATCGGCGTGCTCGACCTGAGTCAGGCCTCGCCCGCGGAGGTCGAGGTCGGGCTCGCGCAGGTGCGCGATGAGCTCTCGCACCAGGTCCTCCCGCTCGACCGGGCGCCGCAGGTCGAGGTTCGCGCGACGCTCCTGCCCGGCGGCGCCACCCGGCTCCACCAGAGCGTCGACCTGGTCCAACTCGACGGCGGCAGCCTCGCGCTGCTCGCGTACGACGTCGCCCGGGCGTATCAGGACCCGGACGCGGAGCTGTCGGCTCTGGACATCTCGTACCGGGACTACGTCCTTGCGGAGCGCAAGCTGCACGACAGCCAGACGGCGCAGCAGTCCCTGGCGTACTGGCGCTCGCGCGTGCGCGAGCTGCCGCCCGCTCCGGAGCTCCCGCTGGCCCGCGCGCCTTCTTCGCTCAAGACGAGCCGGTTCAAGCGCCGGGTGGCACGGTTGGATGCGACGCGCTGGGCGCAGCTGCAGGCGAGGGCGAAGGCGCGCGGACTGACGCTCTCGTCGGTTCTCATCTCGGTCTACGCCGAGGTGCTCGCGGCCTGGAGCAAGAGCCCGCGCTTCACGCTCAACATCCCGCTCTTCAGCCGCATGCCCATGCACCCTCAGGTCAACGAGCTGCTGGGTGACTTCACCTCGATGATCCTCCTGGGACTGGACCTCTCCGTCCCGGAGAGCTTCGAGTCGCGCGTCCAGCGGACCCAGGCCCAGCTGTGGCAGGACATCGAGCACACGCAGCACATCAGCGGGGTGCAGGCGCTGCGGGAGCTGGCGCGCGTCCAGAAGACGTCCAATGCGTCGCTGCCCATCGTCTTCGCGAGCCTGCTCAGCTTGCGCTCCGAGGGCTACGCCGACTGGGCGTCCGCGTGGAAGCAGATCTCCGAGCCGGTCTTCACGCTGACACAGACGCCACAGCTGTGGATCGACAACCAGGTCCAGCAGGAGGACGGGGGGCTCGCCGCGTCCTGGGACTCGGTGGAGGAGCTGTTCCCCTCCGGCATGCTGGACCAGATGTTCGAGAGCTACCGGCTCCTGCTCGAGCAGCTCGCGATGGATGAGACGGCCTGGACGGAGGTCCGTCCGCGGCGCGTGGCGCTGTCGGCTGAGACGGTGCGGCTGCTCGCGGAGCTCAACGCCACGGACGCACCGGTCTCCACCGAGACCCTGTACTCACTCTTTCAGAAGCAGGTGCAAGCGCGCCCCCACGCCGAGGCCGTCATCAGCCCGCGCCGCACGCTGACCTACGGGGAACTGCACGGGCGCGCCAACGCGCTCAGCCACCGGCTCGGGGCACTCGGCTGCACGAAGGGCAGCCTTGTCGGCGTGGTGCTGGAGAAGGGGTGGGAGCAGCTCGTCGCCGTGCTCGCGATCCATGGGTGCGGCGCGGCCTACCTGCCGGTGGACCCTGAGCTGCCCCCCGAGCGGCTGAAGCTCCTCCTCGAGCAGGGCCAGGTGCGCGCGGTGCTGACGCAGCAGGAAGTCGACGCGAGGGTCTTCTGGCCGCCGGGCCTCGAGCGCGTCCTGGTGGAGGACGCCGAGCCGCAGGGCCCCGAAACCCTGCGCCCGGCTGCTCCTCCCGCGTCGGAGGACCTCGCGTACGTCATCTACACGTCCGGCTCCACCGGGGTGCCGAAGGGGGCGATGCTCAGCCACCGCAACGCGGTCAACCGCATGCTCGACGTCAACGCGCGCTTCGGCGTTGGCACCGGGGACCGGAACATCGCGCTGACCGCGCTCAACCACGACCTGTCCGTCTATGACGTCTTCGGGATGCTCGCGGCTGGCGGCTGCGTGGTGATGCCGGATGCGGCGTCGGTGAAGGACCCGCTCCATTGGGTGGAGTTGCTGACGCGCGAGCGGGTGACGTTCTGGAATAGCGTGCCCGCCTTCATGGAGATGCTGGTCGAGACGCTCGAGCGCGACCCGTCTCAGCCGCGTCCGACCTCTCTGCGCAAGGTGGTTCTCTCGGGGGACTGGGTGCCAGTCACTTTGCCCAACCGCATTCGCGCGCTCGCGCCAGGGGCGCAGGTCATCTCTGCGGGCGGGCCCACGGAGACATGCGTCTGGGACATCTGCTACCCGGTGGGGACGGTGGACCCGTCATGGCCGAGCATCCCCTACGGACGGCCGATGACCAACGCGCGCTACTACGTGCTCGACGAGCAGCTCGAGCCACGGCCTGTGTGGGTCCCCGGCCAGCTGTACATCGCGGGTGTCGGCGTGGGGCTCGGCTACTGGGGGGACTCGGAGAAGACGCGGCAGAAGTTCATCACGCATCCGCGTACCGGAGAGCGGCTGTATCGCAGCGGCGACCTCGGCCGCCTGCTCCCGGACGGCAACATCGAGTTCCTCGGGCGCGAGGACCTGCAGGTGAAGATTCAGGGCCACCGCATCGAGCTCGGGGAGATCGAAGCGGCACTGGCGCAGCATCCGGCGGTCCGGGTGGCGGCGGTGACGGTGGCCGCGCCTGCCGGCGGCAAGAAGCGGCTCGTTGCGTTCGTGTCCATCAAGCAGGAGGCGTCCGAGGAGACGCTCCTCGAGTTCCTGCGCGAGCGGCTGCCCTCGCACATGCTCCCCACGCTCGTGCTTGGGGACTCGCTGCCGCTCAGCGCGAATGGCAAGGTGGACCGCCAGGCGCTGGCCGGGCTCGCGCTCGCGCAGGCGCAGCCGAAGGCTGCGTTCGTCGCGCCGGGCAATGAGCTCGAGCTTCAAATCAGCCGGCTCGTCCAGGAGGAGCTCAAGCTCACCGAGCTCAGCGTGGACGGCCAATTCTTCGACCTGGGCGCGGACTCCACGGCCATCGTGCGCATCACCGCCGCGCTGCGCGAGACGTTGAAGCTCGACGTGCGCGCCACGGACCCGTTCCGCTTCCCAACGGTGCGCTCGCTCGCGGCATTCCTGGCGCAGAAGGGGAGCGGGCCCGCAGCGGCGGTGCAGGCTGGGGCGGACCGCGCGGCGGCGCGGCGAGAAGCGCGCGGGCGCCGCAAGGGGGCGGAAGGATGA
- a CDS encoding type I polyketide synthase, with the protein MSGADLAIIGMAGRFPGASTLERFWENIRSGADCVSDLTDAELRAAGVSEASLSNPKYVRRASVLDDIETFDAEFFGFSPKEVELIDPQHRLFLECAWEALENGGVDPGRYSGAIGVFAGTSYSTYLLRKFLREAGSMPVIEHLQLQVANDKDYLASRVSYKLNLRGPSLCVQTSCSTSLVAVHLACQSVLDGESDMALAGGVCLRVPQRVGYIYQEGGILSPDGRCRSFDARGAGTIQGSGLGVIVIKRLEDALKDGDPIRAVIKGSAINNDGASKVGYMAPSHEGQARVISEALSLAGVEPETVGYLECHGTATRVGDPLELQALAEVFSGVPRGTCAVGSVKANLGHLESAAGIAGLIKAVLVLERGELPPLAHFQEPNPGCDFPSTPFFVPPRAQPFPKGAHPRRAGVSSFGIGGTNAHVVIEEPSAPAARSVVAARPWSLLTLSARSEPALRAQARSHAAFLRSEAGRREALADICFTSGARRAHHTFRLAAVCRSHDELAEALDAYAEGAPHGHIVAGRTPHAEQRPQLTFLFTGQGSQYAGMGRELYESHPTFRKAIDRCARALEGVLPLPLTQVLFGEGSLLDQTQYTQPALFALEYALCEVWREWGVVPDAVLGHSVGEFPAACVAGVFELEEGIRLVAERARLMQQLPAGGVMVAVQGGEAEVRPLLAMHPAVSLAAFNGPSSVVLSGPAADVDTIAGALASRGTKIRALTVSHAFHSALMEPALPAFGRAAASVSFRPPKVAWVTNLTGEQALSISARYWEQQLRQPVRFAQGVQTLVKGGRGLFLEVGPQPVLSGLAASVLPPEAVCLASLRSGRDAWQTLMQSAGQLYVQGAALDWRALHGPARRCVALPGYAWQRERYWVDDPLPGRGGPEATGVRSDEAPGVTYALSWRSAPAPVAGSSSVAGWLVLCDASGVGASLVKALEARGERCLSLSAAEVTRELDAAAPFQGQIVQASSWAGTLGVVHACSLDAAATGLEALRAAEVRSTGSALRLVQALHAAGVTPLTRLWLVTRESQAVEGGEVDVSQAPLWGFARSVQQELPELSCRAVDLGAGDCTALAGQLLAELGTDGESQAAWRGERRYVARLERVRAAGGHAPSLRSDGTYLVTGGLGALGLQVAEWMVERGARHLALFARRPALQAHSGTLERLRSRGANVHVASVDVVDREALSHALVHVAKSMPPLRGVVHAAGVLDEAMLPQLTPERLRNVMAPKVDGAWSLHELTVGQPLELFVLFSSVGALFGAPGQANYGAANAFLGALAHHRHKLGLPATAVDFGPWAGAGMSSKLDAARWAAHRLCPMSPEAALGALGAALGSGRPQVAVAQVDWDGVFSDARRPPALFAELAAGRAGAAGSSPAAARIGERLKAAAPHEVDELLVAHVRGELGEVLGHPPSRPPEPWRGFYELGMDSLSAVHFRRRMEAAFDVPLATSALFDHSTVERFSRYLKGRLFPGAPASVAASAPVAPQPRTDAAAAEVEGLSADEVSAELLELTRSVLSEEDLGE; encoded by the coding sequence ATGAGCGGCGCGGATTTGGCAATCATCGGGATGGCGGGACGTTTCCCGGGCGCGAGCACGCTCGAGCGCTTCTGGGAGAACATCCGCAGCGGCGCCGATTGCGTGAGCGACCTCACGGACGCGGAGCTCCGTGCGGCGGGCGTCAGCGAGGCGTCTCTGAGCAACCCGAAGTACGTGCGCCGCGCGTCCGTCCTGGACGACATCGAGACGTTCGACGCGGAGTTCTTCGGGTTCAGCCCGAAGGAAGTGGAGCTCATCGACCCGCAGCATCGGCTGTTCCTCGAGTGCGCGTGGGAGGCTCTGGAGAACGGCGGCGTGGACCCTGGCCGCTACTCGGGCGCCATCGGTGTTTTCGCGGGCACCAGCTACTCCACGTACCTGCTCCGCAAGTTCCTGCGTGAGGCCGGCTCGATGCCCGTCATCGAGCACCTTCAGCTCCAGGTTGCCAACGACAAGGACTATCTGGCCAGCCGCGTCTCCTACAAGCTGAACCTGCGCGGCCCGAGCCTCTGTGTGCAGACCTCGTGTTCCACGTCGCTCGTCGCGGTGCATCTCGCGTGTCAGAGCGTGCTGGACGGCGAGTCGGACATGGCGCTCGCGGGCGGCGTGTGCCTGCGAGTCCCGCAGCGCGTGGGCTACATCTACCAGGAGGGCGGCATCCTCTCGCCTGACGGGCGCTGTCGCAGCTTCGACGCGCGCGGCGCCGGGACCATTCAGGGCAGTGGCCTGGGGGTCATCGTCATCAAGCGCCTGGAGGATGCTCTGAAGGACGGCGATCCGATCCGCGCCGTCATCAAGGGGTCTGCTATCAACAACGATGGCGCCTCGAAGGTGGGCTACATGGCGCCGAGCCACGAGGGTCAGGCGCGCGTCATCTCCGAGGCCCTGAGCCTCGCGGGCGTGGAGCCCGAGACGGTGGGGTACCTCGAGTGTCACGGCACCGCGACGCGGGTGGGAGACCCGCTGGAGTTGCAAGCGCTCGCGGAGGTGTTCTCGGGCGTGCCGCGGGGCACCTGTGCCGTGGGCTCCGTGAAGGCGAACCTCGGGCATCTGGAGTCGGCCGCCGGCATCGCCGGCCTCATCAAGGCGGTCCTCGTGCTCGAGCGTGGAGAGCTGCCCCCGCTCGCACACTTCCAGGAGCCCAACCCCGGCTGCGACTTCCCCTCCACGCCGTTCTTCGTGCCCCCCCGGGCTCAGCCGTTCCCGAAGGGCGCCCATCCGCGCCGTGCGGGCGTCAGCTCGTTTGGGATTGGCGGCACCAACGCGCACGTGGTGATCGAGGAGCCGTCGGCCCCAGCTGCGCGGTCCGTGGTGGCGGCGAGGCCCTGGAGCCTGCTCACCCTGTCTGCGCGCAGCGAGCCTGCGCTGCGCGCGCAGGCCCGCTCGCACGCCGCCTTCCTGCGCTCGGAGGCGGGCCGACGCGAGGCGCTCGCGGACATCTGCTTCACGTCCGGCGCTCGTAGAGCGCACCACACCTTCCGGCTCGCCGCGGTGTGCAGGAGCCACGACGAGCTCGCCGAGGCGCTGGACGCATACGCCGAGGGTGCTCCGCACGGCCACATCGTCGCAGGCAGGACGCCCCATGCGGAGCAGCGGCCGCAGTTGACGTTCCTCTTCACCGGACAGGGCTCGCAGTACGCGGGGATGGGCCGCGAGCTCTACGAGTCGCACCCCACGTTCCGCAAGGCCATCGACCGTTGCGCGCGGGCGCTCGAGGGAGTGCTTCCTCTGCCACTCACGCAGGTGCTCTTCGGCGAGGGCTCGCTGCTGGACCAGACGCAGTACACGCAGCCAGCGCTGTTCGCGCTCGAGTACGCGCTGTGCGAGGTGTGGCGCGAGTGGGGCGTGGTGCCGGACGCGGTGCTCGGCCACAGCGTGGGCGAGTTCCCGGCCGCGTGCGTCGCTGGCGTGTTCGAGCTGGAGGAAGGTATCCGGCTCGTCGCCGAGCGCGCGCGCCTCATGCAGCAACTGCCGGCGGGCGGCGTGATGGTGGCGGTCCAGGGAGGGGAGGCAGAGGTCCGCCCTCTCCTGGCGATGCACCCGGCGGTGTCGCTCGCGGCCTTCAACGGCCCCAGCAGCGTGGTGCTCTCGGGGCCGGCGGCGGACGTCGACACGATCGCCGGCGCGCTCGCGTCGCGCGGTACCAAGATCCGTGCGCTCACGGTGTCCCATGCGTTCCACTCCGCACTGATGGAGCCGGCGCTCCCGGCGTTCGGGCGTGCGGCGGCGTCCGTCAGCTTTCGCCCTCCGAAGGTGGCGTGGGTCACCAACCTCACGGGTGAGCAGGCGTTGTCCATCTCCGCGCGGTACTGGGAGCAACAGCTGCGCCAGCCCGTGCGGTTCGCGCAGGGCGTGCAGACACTCGTCAAGGGTGGACGCGGCCTGTTCCTCGAGGTGGGGCCCCAGCCGGTGCTCTCCGGCCTCGCGGCCAGCGTTCTGCCTCCCGAGGCCGTCTGCCTCGCGAGCCTACGAAGCGGGCGCGACGCGTGGCAGACGTTGATGCAGAGCGCAGGCCAGTTGTACGTCCAGGGCGCCGCTCTGGACTGGCGGGCCCTGCACGGCCCTGCGCGCCGCTGCGTGGCGCTGCCCGGCTATGCGTGGCAGCGTGAGCGCTACTGGGTGGACGACCCGCTTCCGGGCCGCGGCGGTCCCGAGGCGACGGGCGTCCGGAGCGACGAAGCCCCCGGCGTTACGTACGCCCTCTCCTGGCGGAGTGCGCCCGCGCCAGTTGCTGGGAGCAGCAGCGTGGCTGGCTGGCTCGTGCTCTGCGACGCAAGTGGCGTCGGCGCCTCGCTCGTCAAGGCGCTCGAGGCGCGCGGCGAGCGGTGTCTGTCCCTCTCTGCGGCCGAGGTGACGCGCGAGCTCGACGCGGCTGCCCCGTTCCAGGGACAGATCGTACAGGCGAGCAGCTGGGCTGGCACACTGGGCGTCGTGCACGCCTGCAGCCTCGACGCAGCGGCCACGGGGCTCGAAGCGCTCCGTGCTGCCGAGGTGCGGAGTACCGGGAGTGCGCTGCGCCTCGTCCAGGCGCTGCATGCGGCCGGTGTGACGCCGCTCACGCGGCTCTGGCTCGTTACGCGGGAGAGCCAGGCAGTTGAAGGGGGGGAGGTGGACGTCTCGCAGGCCCCGCTCTGGGGCTTCGCGCGTTCGGTGCAGCAGGAACTGCCGGAGCTCTCGTGCAGGGCCGTGGATCTCGGCGCGGGGGATTGCACCGCGCTCGCCGGACAGCTGCTCGCAGAGCTCGGCACGGATGGGGAGTCACAGGCTGCCTGGCGTGGCGAGCGGCGGTACGTGGCGCGCTTGGAGCGCGTGCGGGCCGCAGGGGGCCATGCCCCATCGCTGCGGTCGGACGGCACCTATCTGGTCACCGGCGGCCTCGGCGCGCTCGGGCTCCAGGTTGCCGAGTGGATGGTGGAGCGCGGGGCCCGGCACCTCGCGCTGTTCGCGCGTCGCCCTGCGTTGCAAGCGCACTCGGGGACCCTGGAGCGGCTCCGCTCGAGGGGCGCCAACGTTCACGTGGCGAGCGTCGACGTCGTCGACCGTGAGGCGTTGTCCCACGCACTGGTGCACGTGGCGAAGTCCATGCCTCCGCTGCGCGGGGTGGTGCACGCGGCCGGTGTACTGGACGAGGCGATGCTGCCTCAGCTCACGCCCGAGCGGCTCCGCAACGTGATGGCCCCGAAGGTCGACGGTGCATGGAGCCTGCACGAGCTAACCGTAGGGCAGCCCTTGGAGCTCTTCGTGCTCTTCTCCTCGGTGGGTGCCCTCTTCGGTGCGCCCGGCCAAGCGAACTACGGCGCCGCCAATGCGTTCCTCGGCGCGCTCGCGCACCACCGGCACAAGCTCGGGCTCCCGGCGACCGCCGTGGACTTCGGTCCCTGGGCGGGCGCGGGGATGTCCTCCAAACTCGACGCCGCGCGGTGGGCAGCGCACCGGCTCTGTCCGATGTCCCCTGAAGCCGCGCTCGGCGCGCTCGGGGCCGCGCTCGGGAGCGGACGACCTCAGGTCGCCGTCGCTCAGGTGGACTGGGACGGCGTGTTCTCGGACGCGCGGCGACCGCCCGCGCTGTTCGCGGAGCTCGCGGCTGGGCGGGCAGGGGCCGCCGGGAGCTCCCCCGCAGCAGCCCGGATCGGGGAGCGTCTCAAGGCAGCAGCGCCACACGAGGTGGACGAACTGCTCGTTGCCCACGTGCGCGGGGAGCTCGGCGAGGTGCTCGGGCACCCGCCTTCGCGGCCGCCGGAGCCCTGGCGCGGGTTCTACGAGCTGGGGATGGACTCGCTCTCCGCAGTTCACTTCCGGCGCCGCATGGAGGCCGCGTTCGATGTGCCGCTGGCCACCTCGGCCCTGTTCGACCACTCGACCGTGGAGCGCTTCTCTCGCTACCTCAAAGGGCGCCTGTTCCCGGGTGCGCCCGCGTCCGTAGCCGCATCCGCGCCCGTGGCGCCGCAGCCGCGAACGGACGCGGCAGCGGCCGAGGTCGAGGGGCTGTCCGCGGACGAAGTCTCGGCTGAGCTGCTTGAGCTGACGCGCAGCGTGCTGTCTGAGGAAGATCTCGGCGAATGA
- a CDS encoding type I polyketide synthase yields MKDEVRGAMESLLSGLTAEERSTLLALLRSEEQEDDPVAVVGMAGRFPGGANSPEALWRLLHEGRSGITEVPKSRWDIDALFHPDPDARGKMYGRWGGFLEDAEQFDPQPFGISDEEAARMDPQQRLLLEVCWEALESAGESPTGLVGSRTGVFVGLADQGYNRVREPGHLDGFSVTDHLTSVASGRLSHVFGFHGPTLSIEAACASSLVALHLAAESLRRGESDLAIAGGVTLLLQPEISFHFCKLELMSRDGRVKAFDAKADGAVRGEGCALLVLKRYSQALADGNPVLALLRGGASTSTGRGASLTAPSVSAMRRVMSDALASAGLTPADVDYVETHGSGTWAGDAIELQALKDVFGAPRLDGTKCVLGAVKTNLGQLEYAGGAAGVIKAILAFQNEAIPPNLNYSTPHPRVPLTGTPLVIPTQTQPWPRGARRRIAGVTGFGLSGALAHVLLEEPPLRSVADVTARRSVHVLTLSASSAEALAAQVERVAPLLDATPEQSLGDFCFTANAARAHFSHRLAVTGQTPAQLSDRLRAWRGGESAARREQQVVGFLFQEQLMLQGAPGQELYATQPVFRDALDRCTAAFAASGAQREVPAAEQAQFSLGFALAELWKAWGVRPAVVLGKGVGEVTAACVAGAIELETAVRTLAARPLREDGVGYPVLEALPPFRWADPARALEGQKITVLLGMAQGEPGHFGVPGFLPSLRAGWGDWDALAECVARLYERGVEIDWRSFDRPDGRRVVTFPGYTWQRRRFWLHRPTDGLEPVESTRADDTVARVHAASAPERRALLQAHLTAHLAKALRVAVGELSVHKSLVLLGLDSLMTVELRRRLKSEFGFNLAVARLIAGACIADLAQDIEHHLAASSALADPPPPPAHGPDAEEREVIQL; encoded by the coding sequence ATGAAGGACGAGGTACGCGGTGCCATGGAGAGCCTGCTCTCCGGTCTCACTGCGGAAGAGCGGTCCACCCTCCTCGCGCTGCTACGAAGCGAGGAGCAGGAGGACGACCCAGTGGCCGTGGTCGGCATGGCGGGCCGCTTCCCGGGCGGCGCCAACTCTCCTGAGGCCTTGTGGCGTCTGTTGCACGAAGGCAGGAGCGGCATCACCGAGGTCCCCAAGAGCCGCTGGGACATCGACGCGCTCTTTCATCCGGACCCGGACGCTCGCGGGAAGATGTACGGCCGCTGGGGTGGCTTCCTGGAGGACGCGGAGCAGTTCGACCCGCAGCCGTTTGGCATCTCCGATGAGGAAGCGGCGCGGATGGACCCGCAGCAGCGCCTGCTGCTGGAAGTCTGCTGGGAGGCGCTAGAGAGCGCGGGCGAGTCTCCGACGGGGCTCGTCGGCAGCCGCACAGGCGTCTTCGTGGGGCTCGCGGACCAGGGATACAACCGCGTTCGCGAGCCCGGGCACCTGGATGGCTTCAGCGTGACGGACCACCTCACCAGCGTCGCCAGCGGCCGCCTGTCCCACGTGTTCGGGTTCCACGGGCCGACGTTGTCCATCGAGGCCGCGTGCGCCTCGTCGCTGGTGGCGCTGCACCTGGCCGCCGAGAGCCTGCGGCGAGGGGAGTCGGACCTCGCGATTGCCGGCGGCGTGACGCTGCTGCTGCAGCCAGAGATTTCATTCCATTTCTGCAAGCTTGAGCTCATGTCCCGAGACGGCCGCGTCAAGGCGTTCGACGCGAAGGCGGACGGCGCGGTCCGGGGGGAGGGCTGTGCCTTGCTGGTGCTCAAGCGCTACTCGCAGGCGCTTGCCGACGGTAACCCGGTGCTCGCGCTGCTGCGCGGAGGGGCATCCACCAGCACGGGCCGTGGCGCGAGCCTCACGGCGCCCAGTGTGTCGGCGATGCGGCGCGTGATGAGCGACGCACTCGCGAGCGCGGGGCTCACCCCCGCGGACGTGGACTACGTCGAGACGCACGGCTCGGGCACCTGGGCTGGGGACGCCATCGAGCTGCAGGCCCTCAAGGACGTCTTCGGCGCGCCACGGCTCGACGGGACGAAGTGCGTGCTCGGCGCGGTGAAGACGAATCTCGGGCAGCTGGAATACGCCGGCGGCGCCGCGGGCGTCATCAAGGCCATCCTCGCCTTCCAGAACGAGGCCATCCCTCCAAACCTGAACTATTCGACGCCGCACCCGCGCGTCCCTCTGACGGGCACGCCGCTCGTCATCCCCACGCAAACGCAGCCGTGGCCGCGGGGGGCCCGGCGGCGCATCGCAGGGGTCACCGGCTTCGGCCTGAGCGGCGCCCTCGCGCACGTGCTCCTCGAGGAGCCACCGCTCCGGAGCGTCGCGGACGTGACGGCGCGGCGGTCCGTTCACGTGCTCACGCTGTCCGCGAGCTCGGCCGAAGCGCTCGCCGCGCAGGTGGAGCGCGTGGCGCCGCTGCTCGACGCGACCCCCGAGCAGTCGCTTGGGGACTTCTGCTTCACCGCGAACGCCGCACGCGCCCACTTCTCACACCGCCTCGCGGTTACCGGTCAGACTCCCGCGCAGCTGAGCGACCGGCTCCGTGCTTGGCGAGGGGGAGAGTCGGCTGCGCGCCGCGAGCAGCAGGTGGTGGGGTTCCTCTTCCAGGAGCAGCTCATGCTGCAGGGCGCGCCCGGGCAGGAACTGTACGCGACTCAGCCGGTGTTCCGGGACGCACTCGACCGCTGCACCGCCGCCTTCGCGGCCTCGGGGGCGCAGCGGGAGGTGCCCGCCGCAGAACAAGCCCAGTTTTCCCTCGGTTTCGCGCTCGCCGAGCTGTGGAAGGCGTGGGGCGTGCGTCCGGCGGTGGTGCTCGGCAAGGGCGTCGGCGAGGTGACGGCCGCGTGTGTGGCAGGGGCCATCGAGCTCGAGACGGCCGTGCGCACGCTCGCAGCGCGGCCCCTGCGGGAGGACGGTGTAGGGTACCCGGTGCTCGAGGCGCTCCCACCGTTTCGATGGGCGGATCCCGCTCGGGCGCTTGAGGGTCAGAAGATCACCGTCCTGCTCGGCATGGCGCAGGGCGAGCCCGGCCACTTCGGCGTGCCCGGCTTTCTGCCTTCGCTCCGGGCAGGGTGGGGTGATTGGGATGCGCTGGCCGAGTGCGTGGCGCGACTTTATGAGCGTGGCGTCGAGATCGACTGGCGGAGCTTCGACCGGCCTGATGGGCGACGCGTCGTGACGTTCCCTGGGTACACATGGCAGCGTCGGCGGTTCTGGCTGCACCGGCCGACGGACGGCTTGGAGCCCGTCGAATCCACGCGCGCCGATGACACGGTGGCGCGTGTTCATGCAGCGTCGGCTCCGGAGCGTCGCGCGCTCCTTCAGGCACATCTGACGGCCCACCTCGCGAAGGCGCTGCGCGTTGCCGTCGGCGAGCTCAGCGTGCACAAGTCGCTCGTTCTCCTGGGGCTCGACTCGCTGATGACGGTGGAGCTGCGACGCAGGCTGAAGTCCGAGTTCGGGTTCAACCTCGCGGTGGCGCGCCTGATCGCGGGCGCGTGCATCGCGGACCTCGCGCAGGACATCGAGCACCACCTGGCGGCGTCCAGTGCCCTGGCCGATCCACCGCCGCCCCCCGCTCACGGCCCAGACGCCGAGGAGCGCGAGGTCATCCAGCTATGA